Below is a genomic region from Streptomyces roseoviridis.
TCGGCAGGAAGGCGATCATGGTGCCGGCGGCGATGAGCCGGGGGTTGGCGGAGAAGGTGCCGTCGAGGTACTGGATTCCCACCGTGAGCGTGTAGCGGCTGGGGTCGTTGAGCACGATCAGCGGCCACAGGAAGTCGTCCCAGGCTCCGATGAAGGTGAAGATCACGACGACGCTCAGCATGCCGCGGACGCTGGGCAGGCCCACGTGCACGAGCCGCTGCCGGACGTTGGCGCCGTCGACCAGTGCGGCGGCGTCGAGTTCGGGCGGGACGGCCCGGAAGGCGGTGTACATGAGCAGCACGTTGAGCATGGCGATGGCGCCGGGCAGGGCGACGCCGAGGAGGGTGTCGGTCAGGCCGAGGCTGCGGACCGTCACGTATTGGGAGACGATCGTGACCTCGCCGGGCAGCACCAGGGTGGCGACGAAGAGGCCGAGGGCGAGCCGGGCTCCCCGGAACCGCAGCCGGGCCAGGGCGAAGCCGGCGAGGGTGGCGCCGACGACGTTCCCGGCGACGGCGACGGCGGCCACGATCAGCGAGTTGGCGGCGTAGGTCCACACCGGGATGGTGTCGGCGACCTGGAGGTAGTTGGCGAAGGTGGGGTCCTCGGGCAGGAAGCCGGGGGTGCGGGACCAGACGTCCTCGCCGGGGCCCTTGAGCGAGGTGGACAGCTGCCACAGGAAGGGGCCGATGGTGAGGAGCAGGACGAGTACGAGGAGGAGGTAGCGCACCGCCTTCTCGGTGGCGGAGGGGTTGCGGCCGGTGCTGCCGGAGCTCATGCGCTCACGCCGCCTTCCGGTTGAGCCGGGCCAGCAGGAGCATCGGTCCGACGGTGAGGAGGAACAGCAGCACGCTGAGGGCGGAGGCGTAGCCGATGTGCCCGGTGAAGCCGCGGCTGTACATCTGGATGAGCATGACCACCGACATGTCGCGCCCGCCGGGGCCGCCGGTGCCGTTGGACAGCACGTACAGCTCGGAGAAGACGCGCAGCGCGGAGACGGAGATCAGGACGGAGATCAGGAGCATCGCGGGGCGCACGCCGGGCAGGGTGACGTGCCAGAACCTGCGGACGGCGGAGGCGCCGTCGACGGCGGCGGCCTCGTGCAGTTCCCGGCCGACGTTCCCGAGCGCGGACAGGTAGATGACCATGTAGTAGCCGAGCCCCTTCCACACCGTGAGGGCGATGGCGCTGAACAGCAGCAGCCAGCGGTCGGTGAGGAAGGAGACCGGCCGGTCGGCGAGGCCGAGCTGGTGCAGCATGCCGTTGAGCAGGCCCCGCTCGTCGAGCACCCAGCCCCAGATGATGCCGACGACGACCGCGGAGGCGACGACCGGGGTGTAGAAGGCGGTGCGGAAGAAGGTGATGCCGGGGAGCTTCTTCTCCACGAGGAGGGCGAGCAGCAGCGGCAGCAGGGTGAGCAGGGGCAGGCAGACCAGCAGGTAGACGACGCTGTTGAGCAGGGCGTCGGTCAGCTGGTCGTCGTCGAGGGCCCGGTGGTAGTTGTCCAGGCCGGTGAAGTGTCCTCCGCCGAGCGGTCTGGCGTTGGTGAAGGACAGGATCACCGTGTTGACCGCGGGCCACAGGTTGAAGACGGCCAGCCAGACGAGGGCGGGACCGGCGAGCAGCCAGGGCGTGAACCAGCGCCGGTGGGTCATCGACGTCAGTCCTTCAGGAGCTGGTTGGCCCGGGCGACCGCGGTGTCCAGGGCCTCCTTGGAGCCGGTCCGGCCGCTGATGGCGAGGGCGATCTGCTGGTTGATCACGGTCTTGATCGCGTCGTTGGCCTGGACGGGTTCGAGGACGCGGGCGGAGGCCAGCGAGCGGAAGGCGGTGACCTTGGCGTCGCCGGCGTTGCTGCCGTCGCTCCGGCTGAAGAACGGGTCGGCGGCGGAGGCCGTGGTGGACGGGAAGACGCTGGTCTCGCGGGCGAACGCGGCCTGGTTGTCGGCGTTGGTCACCCAGCGGGCGAGCGCCAGGGCGGCGGCCGGGTTCTTGGTGCTCCTCGGGACGGACAGGCCCTGGACGTACAGCGGCGGGGTGCCCATGGCCGGGGACGAGACCACCTTGGGGGCGAGGGTCGGGTTGTCCGTGGCGAGGCTGGTGATGTAGTTGGCGCCGGCGGTGGTCCAGGCGGCGGTGCCGGAGCTGAAGAGCTTGGTGTTGCCGGCGTAGGTCTCGGTGAGGACGTCCTTGGGGAGCAGGCCCTCGGTGTAGGCCGCGCGGTAGGTGTCGAGGACGGCGGCGGCCTCGGGGGTGTTGAAGGTGAAGGTCTTCCCGTCGCCGGAGAGGATCGGGACGCCGGCGTTGGCGAGGTCCATGAGGTTGGGCTTGCGGCTCATCAGGTACGTCTGGCCGCCGGACCTCGCCTTGACGGTGCGGGCGGCGGTGACCAGTTCGTCGAGGGTGGCCGGGGGCTTCTTCGGGTCGAGCCCGTACTTCGTGAGGAGCTCGCCGTTCCAGTAGTTGACGTCGGTGTTGAGGTACCAGGGGTAGCCGTAGGTGCCCTCGTGGCCGGGGAAGCGGTACGCGTCGAGGCCGCCCTCGACGTAGTCGGCCCGCACGGCGGGGTCCGCCTTGCCGATGTCGAGCAGCAGGTTCTGCTTGACCAGCGGCAGCGCGAAGTCCGGGGGCAGGTTGACGACGTCGGGCAGCGTGCCGCCGGCGGACTGGCTGAGGACCTTGTCCGCGTAGCCCTCGCCCGGCTGGTCGAGCCACTCGACCTCGACGCCCGGGTACTTCTTCTCGAAGCCGGAGATCACGCCCTCCACGTAGGCGGTGAACTTCGGCTTGAGGGCCCACGTCTGGAGCGAGACCCTGCCCTTCACCTCGCCGCCGGTGGTCACCGGGCCGGGAGCTCCGGAGTCCTCGGCTCCGCCGAGACCGCAGCCGGCGAGGGTCACGGCCGCGACGGCGACGGCCGTCCACCGCGCCCACCGGCTCCTTCGAATGCGTCGCACGCGTTGGTCTCGCACGAGGTGTCTCCCTTGCTCTGGCGCTTGCTCTGGCATGGCGCGGGATGTGCTGGGGACGTGCCTTGACTAAACCGGTCTAGCGATGCGGGACTATGCTCCCGGCTAAACTCCGGTGTCAAGAGAGCGTGCGGAAACGCGCGGGACGAGGGGGCGACCGATGGCGAGACCGACCATCGCCGACATCGCCAGGGAGGCGGGGGTCTCCAAGGGGGCCGTCTCCTTCGCGCTCAACGGCCGCCCGGGGGTCAGCGAGGCCACCCGCGACCGGATCCTGCGGGTCGCGGAACGGATGAACTGGCGCCCGCACAGCGCCGCCCGGGCCCTCGGCGGTGCCCGGGCCGGGGCGGTCGGGCTGGTGCTGGCCCGGCCCGCCCGCACGATCGGCCTGGAACCCTTCTTCGGCCAGCTGCTCTCCGGCCTCCAGGCCGCCCTCTCCACCCGCGGCACCGCGCTCCAGCTGCTCGTCGTCGAGGACACCGCCGCCGAGATCGAGGTCTACCGGCGGTGGACCTCCGAGCACCGGGTGGACGGCTTCGTGCTCGTCGACCTCCAGGTGCGCGACCCGCGGATCCCGGTCCTGGAGGAGCTCGG
It encodes:
- a CDS encoding carbohydrate ABC transporter permease — translated: MSSGSTGRNPSATEKAVRYLLLVLVLLLTIGPFLWQLSTSLKGPGEDVWSRTPGFLPEDPTFANYLQVADTIPVWTYAANSLIVAAVAVAGNVVGATLAGFALARLRFRGARLALGLFVATLVLPGEVTIVSQYVTVRSLGLTDTLLGVALPGAIAMLNVLLMYTAFRAVPPELDAAALVDGANVRQRLVHVGLPSVRGMLSVVVIFTFIGAWDDFLWPLIVLNDPSRYTLTVGIQYLDGTFSANPRLIAAGTMIAFLPIVAVFAVLQRFFFRGVEEGAIKG
- a CDS encoding sugar ABC transporter permease; translation: MTHRRWFTPWLLAGPALVWLAVFNLWPAVNTVILSFTNARPLGGGHFTGLDNYHRALDDDQLTDALLNSVVYLLVCLPLLTLLPLLLALLVEKKLPGITFFRTAFYTPVVASAVVVGIIWGWVLDERGLLNGMLHQLGLADRPVSFLTDRWLLLFSAIALTVWKGLGYYMVIYLSALGNVGRELHEAAAVDGASAVRRFWHVTLPGVRPAMLLISVLISVSALRVFSELYVLSNGTGGPGGRDMSVVMLIQMYSRGFTGHIGYASALSVLLFLLTVGPMLLLARLNRKAA
- a CDS encoding sugar ABC transporter substrate-binding protein: MRDQRVRRIRRSRWARWTAVAVAAVTLAGCGLGGAEDSGAPGPVTTGGEVKGRVSLQTWALKPKFTAYVEGVISGFEKKYPGVEVEWLDQPGEGYADKVLSQSAGGTLPDVVNLPPDFALPLVKQNLLLDIGKADPAVRADYVEGGLDAYRFPGHEGTYGYPWYLNTDVNYWNGELLTKYGLDPKKPPATLDELVTAARTVKARSGGQTYLMSRKPNLMDLANAGVPILSGDGKTFTFNTPEAAAVLDTYRAAYTEGLLPKDVLTETYAGNTKLFSSGTAAWTTAGANYITSLATDNPTLAPKVVSSPAMGTPPLYVQGLSVPRSTKNPAAALALARWVTNADNQAAFARETSVFPSTTASAADPFFSRSDGSNAGDAKVTAFRSLASARVLEPVQANDAIKTVINQQIALAISGRTGSKEALDTAVARANQLLKD